In a genomic window of Candidatus Methylomirabilota bacterium:
- a CDS encoding methyltransferase domain-containing protein translates to MKKPRRSTALEYMDIGPSCYTSEEYRDCLTQLGRVGRLLGGDRASFSAFDRLSPPPGSILDVGCGGGYFAMNLAKRFPQARVVGTDISSDAIVYAQEQPQMEKLSNLSFERTEKKELESAPNSFDVVTATMVCHHMKDEEIVDFVTRATAVASRAVIINDLHRHPLAWISYAVIAPVLFHNRLITHDGLLSIRKGFKWKDWNYYLDRQELNGMTWTCSWKWVFRWIVYIDLETAPPTS, encoded by the coding sequence GTGAAAAAACCCAGGCGCAGCACCGCGCTCGAGTACATGGATATCGGTCCTTCCTGTTATACATCAGAGGAATATCGGGATTGCCTCACACAACTCGGCCGAGTGGGGCGGCTCCTGGGCGGCGATCGCGCTTCGTTCTCGGCCTTCGACCGTCTTTCACCTCCTCCGGGTTCCATTCTCGATGTCGGCTGTGGCGGGGGCTACTTTGCGATGAATCTGGCCAAACGGTTCCCGCAAGCCCGCGTCGTGGGCACCGATATATCCAGCGATGCGATTGTTTACGCACAAGAGCAACCTCAGATGGAGAAGCTGAGTAATCTTTCATTTGAAAGAACGGAAAAGAAGGAACTCGAGTCGGCGCCAAACAGTTTTGATGTGGTGACCGCCACGATGGTTTGTCACCACATGAAAGATGAAGAAATCGTCGATTTTGTCACACGGGCGACGGCCGTCGCGTCCCGGGCAGTGATCATCAACGATCTGCACCGGCATCCATTAGCCTGGATTAGTTACGCCGTGATCGCCCCTGTGCTCTTTCATAATCGTCTCATAACCCATGATGGTCTCCTCTCCATTCGTAAAGGGTTCAAGTGGAAAGACTGGAACTATTACCTCGACCGGCAGGAGTTAAACGGGATGACCTGGACATGTTCCTGGAAATGGGTCTTCCGATGGATCGTATACATTGACTTGGAAACCGCACCGCCGACTTCATAG
- a CDS encoding type III polyketide synthase: protein MQTHILALSTETPPLSQPQGEIAEKIIKSLSLKGYKAHILRKIFAGSRIEKRHSVVEDYGNALLEGSFFGHAFPDSAPGMTQRNEVYKKEAPPLAHAAAIKAIKEWGGPLGDITHIISVSCTGLIAPGIEFALIDSLGLRRSVERLGINFMGCFGAFKGLAVAKSIARENPANRVLLVCTELCTLHFHFDGEIDTVVANAIFADGSAAAIVGCDPTPAEQPLMEIVRQSSLALEESLSLMTWEASDRGLVMRLSPEVPKLIDRHITVFAKSLLGPDLDFAACDWVLHPGGKAILEAVEKTCGLEESQTEMSWDVMKNYGNMSSVTFLFVLEAQSQKATSREWSIGIGFGPGLSMEGMLFRRSPR, encoded by the coding sequence ATGCAAACCCATATTCTCGCTCTGAGTACTGAAACACCACCTCTTTCCCAGCCGCAGGGTGAGATAGCGGAGAAGATCATCAAATCCCTCTCGCTGAAAGGGTATAAGGCGCACATCCTGCGGAAGATCTTTGCTGGCTCACGGATTGAAAAACGTCATTCGGTGGTTGAGGATTACGGCAATGCCCTGCTGGAAGGGAGCTTTTTCGGGCACGCATTTCCCGATTCTGCACCTGGAATGACCCAACGCAACGAGGTGTATAAAAAGGAAGCCCCCCCGCTGGCCCACGCGGCCGCCATCAAGGCCATCAAAGAGTGGGGCGGACCGCTGGGGGATATTACCCATATCATCTCGGTTTCCTGTACCGGGTTGATTGCCCCAGGCATTGAATTTGCTCTGATTGATTCCCTGGGACTGCGCCGGTCAGTAGAACGGCTCGGGATCAATTTCATGGGATGCTTCGGGGCATTTAAAGGCCTGGCCGTGGCCAAATCCATTGCCCGGGAGAACCCTGCGAACCGGGTGCTTCTGGTCTGCACGGAACTGTGTACCCTGCACTTTCATTTCGACGGGGAGATCGACACGGTGGTTGCGAATGCCATATTCGCCGATGGATCGGCGGCGGCCATCGTGGGTTGTGACCCAACACCGGCCGAACAGCCGCTCATGGAAATCGTCAGGCAATCCTCGCTGGCCCTCGAAGAGTCCTTATCCCTCATGACCTGGGAGGCAAGCGACCGGGGACTTGTGATGAGACTTTCTCCCGAAGTCCCAAAGCTGATTGATCGCCATATCACCGTGTTCGCGAAATCCTTGCTGGGTCCCGACCTGGATTTTGCTGCTTGCGACTGGGTTTTGCATCCCGGCGGAAAGGCCATTCTGGAGGCCGTGGAAAAAACCTGCGGTCTGGAAGAGAGCCAGACGGAAATGTCCTGGGACGTGATGAAGAATTACGGGAACATGTCCAGCGTGACTTTCCTGTTTGTCCTTGAGGCCCAGTCCCAGAAAGCCACTTCCCGAGAATGGAGCATCGGTATCGGTTTTGGGCCCGGATTGTCCATGGAAGGTATGCTTTTCCGGAGATCCCCTCGGTGA